A region from the Sphaerodactylus townsendi isolate TG3544 linkage group LG01, MPM_Stown_v2.3, whole genome shotgun sequence genome encodes:
- the KCNK7 gene encoding potassium channel subfamily K member 7, with protein sequence MELSGVVRRWRWGLLAGAYLLFLLLGAAVLMALEGPPEEALRRDLRAARARLLHRHRACLSAPQLDHLLERLVAAGSYGVSGLGNISGNDENWEFTSALFFTASVLTTTGYGHTVPLSDGGKIFCVLYSLLGIPMTLLFVGCLLRHLLPIVSDRPIQYLHTRLNFSLAHISLVYVVGLGLATVGLFILIPAVCFWALEHNWSFLESIYFCFISLSTIGLGDYVPKGSSQAPLHELYELSITCYLLVGLLAMLVALETAYKLQEVRAFIHFFGPAHDSPQEDDDRVEILDRDQFALATVSGPASPDRPMEKGAT encoded by the exons atgGAGCTGTCCGGCGTGGTGCGGAGGTGGCGGTGGGGGCTGCTGGCGGGCGCCTAcctgctcttcctgctgctgggcgCCGCCGTGCTGATGGCCCTGGAGGGCCCTCCGGAGGAAGCCCTGCGCCGGGACCTGCGCGCCGCCCGCGCCCGCCTGCTGCACCGGCACCGCGCCTGCCTGTCGGCGCCCCAGCTCGACCACCTGCTGGAGCGCCTCGTGGCCGCCGGCAGCTACGGCGTGTCCGGCCTGGGCAACATCTCAGGCAACGACGAGAACTGGGAGTTCACCTCGGCGCTCTTCTTCACCGCCAGCGTCCTCACCACCACCG GTTATGGCCATACAGTGCCTCTCTCAGATGGGGGCAAAATATTCTGTGTCTTGTACTCGCTTCTGGGAATTCCAATGACATTGCTGtttgtgggctgcctcctccgGCACTTACTACCCATTGTGAGCGACCGGCCCATACAATACTTGCACACACGCTTGAATTTCTCGCTGGCTCACATTTCCCTGGTATATGTCGTGGGGCTGGGGTTGGCCACTGTTGGACTCTTCATCCTGATCCCAGCTGTCTGTTTCTGGGCACTGGAACACAACTGGAGCTTTCTGGAGTCTATCTATTTCTGCTTCATCTCACTCAGCACCATCGGTCTGGGGGACTACGTACCCAAGGGAAGTTCCCAGGCCCCTCTGCATGAGCTGTATGAACTCAGCATCACCT gCTATCTCCTTGTGGGTCTTCTGGCTATGCTCGTGGCTCTAGAGACAGCATACAAGCTGCAGGAAGTCCGTGCTTTCATTCACTTCTTTGGCCCTGCTCATGACTCCCCCCAGGAGGATGATGACCGTGTGGAAATTCTGGACAGGGACCAGTTTGCTTTGGCCACAGTGTCCGGGCCAGCTTCCCCAGACAGGCCTATGGAAAAAGGGGCCACTTGA